The Macrobrachium nipponense isolate FS-2020 chromosome 19, ASM1510439v2, whole genome shotgun sequence genome contains a region encoding:
- the LOC135213113 gene encoding oplophorus-luciferin 2-monooxygenase non-catalytic subunit-like, with product MYVSTLSEGTFGEKRFREVVITNGVLGRVEPKALLGSVLSLQEIDLESNYLTYFPAEEIPLYTNLESLNLRGNKLTSLANILSQTLMDVKLDGNPMGHVPVDFLQDVPELQIFSCSSCGLTEIQTGTFTRGPQLRFVDLGYNELTFLPEGAFDLAPFDSMLVLSDNKLSSVAKGAINGVTFELEIQDNQFEQLYEDVWRPVFENTTNVSLYKNPLLCDCDTAWLITDQDIVYKYLGIGDCKNGTYFHELDPAYYEEMC from the exons atgtaCGTCAGCACCCTGAGCGAGGGCACCTTCGGCGAGAAGAGGTTCAGGGAGGTCGTCATCACGAATGGGGTTCTGGGTCGAGTGGAGCCGAAGGCTTTGCTCGGCAGCGTCCTCTCGCTTCAGGAAATCGATCTCGAGTCGAACTATCTGACTTATTTCCCCGCCGAAGAAATACCGCTCTATACTAACCTGGAGAGCTTGAACCTGCGTGGCAACAAACTCACGTCCTTAGCGAACATCCTCTCCCAGACACTCATGGACGTTAAACTGGACGGGAATCCGATGGGTCACGTTCCAGTTGACTTCCTGCAGGATGTTCCAGAACTCCAGATCTTCAGCTGTAGTTCCTGCGGCCTCACGGAAATACAAACAG GAACATTCACAAGAGGACCTCAATTACGCTTCGTCGATCTGGGATACAACGAGTTGACATTCCTGCCGGAGGGAGCGTTTGACTTGGCACCATTTGATTCAATGTTGGTTCTCAGCGATAATAAGCTGAGCAGCGTCGCAAAAGGAGCCATTAACG GTGTCACCTTCGAACTGGAGATACAAGACAACCAGTTTGAACAGCTGTACGAGGACGTTTGGAGGCCAGTCTTCGAGAACACAACTAACGTCTCGCTGTACA AGAATCCTCTGCTCTGTGACTGCGACACCGCCTGGCTGATCACCGACCAGGACATCGTGTACAAATATCTGGGCATCGGGGATTGCAAGAACGGGACCTATTTTCACGAGCTCGACCCGGCGTACTACGAGGAGATGTGCTGA
- the LOC135212231 gene encoding oplophorus-luciferin 2-monooxygenase non-catalytic subunit-like, whose product MNKKVKRRDQRQRICDGWVVSSIFPLRVCHPSAPPHYEVLDCSNVTSERELRSIFQRDFPTNYFSKFLMDGNMYVSTLSEGTFGEKSFREVVITNGVLGRVEPKALLGSVLSLQEIDLESNYLTYFPAEEIPLYTNLESLNLRGNKLTSLANILSQTLMDVKLDGNPMGHVPVDFLQDVPELQIFSCSSCGLTEIQTGTFTRGPQLRFVDLGYNELTFLPEGAFNLAPFDSMLVLSDNKLSSASQEPLTVRLL is encoded by the exons ATGAATAAGAAGGTCAAGAGAAGAGACCAAAGACAGCGAATATGCGATGGCTGGGTCGTGTC CTCCATCTTCCCCTTGCGGGTGTGTCATCCCTCGGCCCCTCCCCACTACGAAGTCCTGGACTGCTCCAACGTGACGAGCGAGAGGGAGCTGCGGTCGATTTTCCAACGAGACTTCCCGACGAATTACTTCAGCAAGTTCCTGATGGACGGAAACATGTACGTCAGCACCCTGAGCGAGGGCACCTTCGGCGAGAAGAGTTTCAGGGAGGTCGTCATCACGAATGGGGTTCTGGGTCGAGTGGAGCCGAAGGCTTTGCTCGGCAGCGTCCTCTCGCTTCAGGAAATCGATCTCGAGTCGAACTATCTGACTTATTTCCCCGCCGAAGAAATACCGCTCTATACTAACCTGGAGAGCTTGAACCTGCGTGGCAACAAACTCACGTCCTTAGCGAACATCCTCTCCCAGACACTCATGGACGTTAAACTGGACGGGAATCCGATGGGTCACGTTCCAGTTGACTTCCTGCAGGATGTTCCAGAACTCCAGATCTTCAGCTGTAGTTCCTGCGGCCTCACGGAAATACAAACAG GAACATTCACAAGAGGACCTCAATTACGCTTCGTCGATCTGGGATACAACGAGTTGACATTCCTGCCGGAGGGAGCGTTTAACTTGGCACCATTCGATTCAATGTTGGTTCTCAGCGATAATAAGCTGAGCAGCGCGTCGCAGGAGCCATTAACGGTCAGGCTTCTGTAA